Genomic DNA from Luteitalea sp.:
GGCATACGCGCGCTGGGCCGGCAAGCGGCTGCCGTCCGAGGCCGAATGGCATCGTGCTGCCTACGGCAGTGCGGACGGGTTGGAACGATCCTACCCATGGGGTGACGACCCGCCCAGTCCAGCACACGGCAACTTTGGCTTCGTCCGGTGGAATCCCGTGAGCGTGGCCGCGCATCCGGCCGGCGCGAGCGCGTTCGGCGTCATGGATCTGCTCGGCAACGGCTGGGAATGGACGCGCGAAGTCTTCGCGCCGTTTCCGGGATTCTCGCCGTTCCCGTTCTATCCCGGTTACTCTGCCGATTTCTTCGATGGCCAACACTTCGTGATGAAGGGTGGCTGCTCTCGAACGGCAGCCTGCTTCGTGCGGCGCCCATTCCGAAACTGGTTCCAGCCTCACTATCCATACGTCTACGCCGCGTTCCGCTGTGTCGTCGAGTGACCTGGCCAGCAGGCGCGTCCGGCATACCACACATCACGACTGGATTAGGACTCATGCCCACATCCGCGGTGTCGCCCGTCTCGCCCGCCAGCAGCACGCTCGCCGACATGATGCGAGATGTCCGTGCGAGCCTCGGGCGGAACCACCAGAAAACGCTATCGTCCACTTACCTCTGGGACGACCTTGGATCCGCGCTGTTCGAGGCAATCACGCTGCTGCCGGAGTACGGCCTGACCCGTGCCGGAGAGCGGCTGGTCACGGCGCACAGCGACGAGCTCGCTGCGCTCATGACCATGCCGATCGCGGTGGCCGAGCTGGGGAGCGGGACCGCGCACAACACGCGTGTGCTGCTCTCGGCGTTGTGTCGGCACCAACCCACGAGCTACTACGCCATTGAAGTCTCGCGTTGGGCACTGGAGCGCTGTCGCGCCGAGCTGGCAGCAATCGACGGGCTCACGGTGCACGAGGTTCCCCGCTCTTACCTCGACGGGCTCGATGCCGTCGTCCGGCGGCTGCCCGCCGACCATCGCCTTCTGCTGCTCTTTCTCGGCAGCACGATCGGCAACTTCGACCGTCCCGCAGCCGACGCGTTCCTCAGGGAGCTCAGGGCTTTGCTGCGTCCCGGCGACGCGCTACTGCTCGGCACCGATCTTCAGCAGTCGGAAGAGGCGTTGCTTCCTGCCTACGACGATGCCCGGGGAATTACGGCGGCGTTCAACCTCAATATCCTCGCCCGCGTGAATCGCGAGCTGGATGGCGACTTCGACCTGCGGCAGTTCGCGCATCGCGTGCTGTACAATCCCCGCCATCGGCGGGTCGAGCTGTATCTCGAGTCACAACAGCAGCAGCGCGTCCGGCTTCGCAAGGCCGCGCTGGACGTAGAGCTCGGCGCCGGCGAGACCATCCTGACCGAGTACTCGCACAAGTTCGACGCCTCGGAAGTGGCGACAATGGCCGAGCGTGCAGGGTATCGTTGCGTGGCCCAATGGCAAGACACCGTGTGGCCCTTCGCCCACACGCTAATGCATCCATAGTATTGTCCTCGGTTCCTCATCTCTCTAAACTCCTGCGACAGTCAATCGAGTCTTGGAGGGATGACACCTATGCACGTGACGGTCCGCCTTGCGATCATCGCGTCGGCAACGGTCGGCTCGCTGCTCTTGTCGACGCCGGCAGCCTGGGCGCAGGGTTGAGTGCTGATACGAAATGCTGCGCCCGTGTTTGGCGCGGTCAGCAACCCCTATCAACAGCCCGGCGAGTGGCACGTTAGCATCTCGGCTCGCAATCTGGTCTCGAACGATCACTACAGCGGGACCGAGGAGCAGGTGCACCGCCAAACGCTCGCCAATTTCGTCACCAACAGGCAGAACCTCGTCGACATCGGCGTCACGCGTGTCTTCACGAATCGCTTCAGTGCCACGCTCGGTGTGCCCTTCGTCAATTCGTCATGGGCCAACCGAGATCCGCTGTCGCCGTTGCCCGCGCCGCGGCGCGAGGTCGAGCAGAACGGCCGGGGTCTTGGCGATATCAGCGTGACCGGCCGGTATTGGTTGTTCAATCCGGATACGCACCGCAACTGGAACGTCGCCGCTGGTGGAGGCCTCAAGCTCCCGACCGGCAACGATGGAGCGCAGGACCGGTTTGCGGGCCGTAACGACGGGACCAGTGCGCTTCGGTACGTCGATCAGTCGGTCCAGCCCGGCGACGGCGGCTGGGGCGTGATGATGGACGCGCAGGCGTTCTGGATCATCGATCGACTCATGTTGTTCGGGTCCGGAAGCTACCTCGCCAATCCGCGCGATACGAACGATACGCCATCGATCCTTCAGATCCTCGAGATTCCCATTACGCCAGAGAATCAAGATCTCGCGTTCAACTCCGTTCCCGATCAGTACCTGGCGCGGCTTGGCGGAACGATGGCGCTCTGGAAGGGATTCAGCGCCTCGCTTGCTTGGCGGGTCGAGGGATTGAAGCGGTACGACCTGTTTGGCGACAGCCACGGGTGGCGCCGGCCCGGCACCGCCATGTTCATCGAGCCTGGCGTGAGCTACTCGAAGGGCCGTCACACGTTCTCGCTCAACGTGCCGATCGGCTATTACTATAATCGCCGGCCGAACCCGTATACCGGCGTCGCGGGCGATGCGACCTTCCCGCGTCACATCTTCCTCACCAGCTACTCAATGGGATTCGGGAAGAGCTAGTACCGATCGAGCGCCGTGATCCCCTTGCCTTCGACGCACTCGTAGGTCTGCCCCGTCGTCACGCTCTTGTGCTCTTCGGTTCTCCCGCTCGGCCAGGTCACGACGACGCGGTCCACGCGGTCCCGCTTGCCGACGCCAAAGGTGACGGGGAGCTCCGATTGCGATAGATAGCTCGAGCCGCTCTTCACCCACCGGCACTGAGATGAGCCTCCATGGAAAATGCGGACGGACGCGCCGATGGCGTCCCGATTCGATGTGGTCCCGACCAAGCGAAAGCGGAGCGCGCGGTTGCCCGCGCGCTGATCGTTCCGAAACAGCCACGCGGGACCGTTGTTCGTGGTCATCAGCAGATCCAGGTCGCCGTCCCGATCGAAGTCGCCATAGGCAAGCCCCCGGCCAACCTTCGGCCGGTTGAATTCCCTGCCCGCCTCGGCCGCAGCGTCGCGAAACGTGCCATCTCCCTGATTCAGGAACAGGTGCGGGGGTTGGGCGTAGCCGACGTTGTCACGGATGTTTCGCACGGTCTCATCGATGTGTCCATTTGCAACGACCAGGTCGAGCGTGCCGTCGAGGTCGGCATCCAAGAACACGCACCCAAACCCGAGCGTGTGTTGCGAGGCGCGCCCGATGCCCGCGTGGATCGCCACGTCCTCGTAGGCGCCCGGCTCGCCCGCCCGATACAACCCGACCATCTCGTTGTCGAAGTTGGTAATCGCGAGGCTTGGCCGGCCGGAGCGATCGACCTCCCCGACGTCGACGCCCATGCCGGCCCGCGCCTTCCCTTCGGTGCTGAAGGCGACACCAGCTTCGACGGCGACCTCAGTGAAGGTCCCGTCCCGCATGTTCCGATACAGCTTGTTCGGCTGCGTGTCGTTGGCGACGAAGAGATCCGGCCAGCCATCCCTGTTGTAGTCGAGCATCGCGACGCCGAGCGATTTGGAGCTCGTGTCGAAGATCCCGCTCGTCGCGGTGACATCCTCGAAGGTGCCGTCACCACGATTCCGAAACAGCCAGCAGGTGTCGCCGCGGTAGGCCTCCGGTGTGCAATAGGACTTGGACTTGCCGTCGAGGCTGCAGAACACGTCGTGCTCCGCCGACCACCTGACATAGTTACAGACGAACAGATCGAGGAGCCCGTCGCGATCGAAGTCGAACCAGAGCGCGGACGTGCTGAACCCAACGCGACCCGCGAGACCGCTCGCGCGGGTCACGTCGACGAACGTGCCCTTCCCCGTATTGCGAAACAGCCGGTTCTGCCCGACGCAGGTCACCAGTAGGTCCGGGAACCCATCGTTGTTCCAGTCCCCAACGGCAACGCCCATCCCGTACAACTCGACGTCGAGACCAGCGCTCGCGGTGACGTCGGAGAACGTACCATTGCGATTGTTCCGATAGAGGCGCAGCGTGGAGCGTTGCCGCTCGTGTCCCGGCCAATCCATGCCGTTGACCAGCAGGATGTCCTGCCAGCCGTCTGCGTCGTAGTCGAGGAACGCGCAGCCGGAGCCCATGGTCTCCGGAAGGAGCTTGCCTCCATAGGCGCCACTATTGTGCTGAAACGTCAGGCCAGCAGCGGCCGTGACGTCCACGAACCGTACACCGCGCGCCGGTCGTGGCTGCGCAGCCGGCACCACGATTCCCGAGAGCGCCGCACCGCACGATTGGCGCAGAAAGTCGCGGCGGTTCATAGCAGGCTCACCAGCCCATGTTGGATGGCATAGACAACGAGCTCGGCAGTCTTGTGCACGCCGAGCCGTTCCATGATGTTGGCTCGGTGCACCGCCACCGTGTTCACGCTGAGGTCGAGGCGCGCGGCGATTGCGCGGTTCGACAATCCATCACAAATCAGTTGCAGCACCTCGAGCTCGCGGGCCGTGAGCCCGTGCGCCCGCTCGCCTTTCAGTGCGGTCTGACCGGCGAGCTTTGCATCCAGGACGGTCTCGCCGGCCGCCACACGCTGGACGGCGCGTGCGAGGTCGAGATCCAGCGCGTCCTTCAGGATGTACCCTCGCGCACCAGCCTCGAGCGCCTGGCGCACGAGCGTGTCCTCGCTGTGCATGCTGAGCATCAGAATCGCGATGTCGGGGTGCGCGGCGAGAATGTTGCGCGTGGCGGCCAGGCCGCTCGTTCCCGGCATGGCACAGTCCATCACGACCACACGCGGCTTCAGGCTGGCGGCCAGACGGACCGCTTCGTCGCCAGTGCTCGCCTCACCCACGACCACAATCGAGGGATCATCCTCGAGCAGTCGGCGAAACCCACGCCGGACGAGCGCGTGATCATCGGCGAGCAGGACGCTGATCTTCTCGGTCACGCGGACCCCGGAGGGCGAATGGGAACGGTCAGGCGAACGAGCGTGCCGCGTCCGCGCGGCCGGAGGAGCTCGATCTTGCCGCGCAGCAGCTCGGCCCGCTCGCGCATGACCACGAGACCGAGGCCACCGCGAGGCGCCTCGCTGTCCAATCCCTTGCCATCATCTTCGACGTCCAGCACCAGGTGCTCGTCTTCGAAGCACAGGCGCACCCAGGCACGCGTGGCGCCGGAATGCCGCGCCACGTTGTTGAGCGCTTCCTGCAGCACCCGGTACACGTGGATACCCGTGTCGCTGTCAACGGCCACTGTTCGACCTGAGCGCTCATAGCATACGACGAGGCCGAGCTGCCGCTCGACGGTGGACACATACCAGTCGATCGTGCCCTCCAGGCCCACCTCCTCCAAGATGGACGGATGAAGCGTCTGCGAGAGCCGGCGCGTGTTGTCGAGCGTCGTCTGGGCAATCTCACGGACCTCGTGCAGCTCCGATCGCAGGGAGGAGCTCTCGGGAACCTGCTGGCCGGCGCGGCCGAGCATCGACCCCATCGCTGTCAGCGATTGACCGAGCTCGTCGTGGAGCTCACGACTGATGTGGCGCAACGTG
This window encodes:
- a CDS encoding L-histidine N(alpha)-methyltransferase, producing MPTSAVSPVSPASSTLADMMRDVRASLGRNHQKTLSSTYLWDDLGSALFEAITLLPEYGLTRAGERLVTAHSDELAALMTMPIAVAELGSGTAHNTRVLLSALCRHQPTSYYAIEVSRWALERCRAELAAIDGLTVHEVPRSYLDGLDAVVRRLPADHRLLLLFLGSTIGNFDRPAADAFLRELRALLRPGDALLLGTDLQQSEEALLPAYDDARGITAAFNLNILARVNRELDGDFDLRQFAHRVLYNPRHRRVELYLESQQQQRVRLRKAALDVELGAGETILTEYSHKFDASEVATMAERAGYRCVAQWQDTVWPFAHTLMHP
- a CDS encoding CRTAC1 family protein; its protein translation is MNRRDFLRQSCGAALSGIVVPAAQPRPARGVRFVDVTAAAGLTFQHNSGAYGGKLLPETMGSGCAFLDYDADGWQDILLVNGMDWPGHERQRSTLRLYRNNRNGTFSDVTASAGLDVELYGMGVAVGDWNNDGFPDLLVTCVGQNRLFRNTGKGTFVDVTRASGLAGRVGFSTSALWFDFDRDGLLDLFVCNYVRWSAEHDVFCSLDGKSKSYCTPEAYRGDTCWLFRNRGDGTFEDVTATSGIFDTSSKSLGVAMLDYNRDGWPDLFVANDTQPNKLYRNMRDGTFTEVAVEAGVAFSTEGKARAGMGVDVGEVDRSGRPSLAITNFDNEMVGLYRAGEPGAYEDVAIHAGIGRASQHTLGFGCVFLDADLDGTLDLVVANGHIDETVRNIRDNVGYAQPPHLFLNQGDGTFRDAAAEAGREFNRPKVGRGLAYGDFDRDGDLDLLMTTNNGPAWLFRNDQRAGNRALRFRLVGTTSNRDAIGASVRIFHGGSSQCRWVKSGSSYLSQSELPVTFGVGKRDRVDRVVVTWPSGRTEEHKSVTTGQTYECVEGKGITALDRY
- a CDS encoding response regulator is translated as MTEKISVLLADDHALVRRGFRRLLEDDPSIVVVGEASTGDEAVRLAASLKPRVVVMDCAMPGTSGLAATRNILAAHPDIAILMLSMHSEDTLVRQALEAGARGYILKDALDLDLARAVQRVAAGETVLDAKLAGQTALKGERAHGLTARELEVLQLICDGLSNRAIAARLDLSVNTVAVHRANIMERLGVHKTAELVVYAIQHGLVSLL